The Pseudomonas baetica genome includes a region encoding these proteins:
- a CDS encoding tetratricopeptide repeat protein yields MSSTEDEQLADLKDWWTRNGKPLVTGGLLALVIVFGWQAYHKYQSNQSQGASVLYQQLLETTLTPDGKPDAARVADLAGKLNSEFGGTAYAQYGSLFVAKVAVDSGKLDDAATELKAIVDKPANPALGEIARQRLAQVLGAQDKAEDALKLLDGDADKAFLATREELKGDLLVRLGRTDDANKAYQKAKAALSDEAAVGGLQIKLDDLAKGDA; encoded by the coding sequence GTGTCGAGTACCGAAGACGAACAGTTGGCGGATTTGAAGGACTGGTGGACACGCAACGGCAAACCTCTGGTCACTGGCGGCCTGTTGGCGCTGGTCATCGTGTTCGGCTGGCAGGCTTATCACAAGTATCAGAGCAACCAGTCGCAAGGCGCCTCGGTGCTTTACCAGCAACTGCTGGAAACCACGCTGACGCCTGACGGCAAGCCTGATGCTGCCCGCGTTGCGGACCTGGCCGGCAAGCTCAACAGCGAATTCGGCGGCACTGCCTACGCGCAGTACGGCAGCCTGTTCGTGGCCAAGGTTGCAGTCGACAGCGGCAAGCTGGATGACGCCGCAACCGAGCTTAAAGCCATCGTCGACAAACCGGCCAACCCGGCGCTGGGCGAAATCGCCCGTCAGCGCCTGGCGCAGGTGCTGGGCGCGCAGGACAAGGCTGAAGACGCTTTGAAACTGCTCGACGGCGACGCTGACAAAGCGTTCCTGGCCACCCGCGAAGAACTCAAGGGCGACCTGCTGGTGCGGCTGGGTCGTACCGACGACGCGAACAAGGCGTATCAAAAAGCCAAGGCGGCACTGTCGGATGAAGCGGCGGTCGGTGGCCTTCAAATCAAGCTCGACGACCTGGCCAAAGGGGATGCGTGA
- the bamB gene encoding outer membrane protein assembly factor BamB, whose product MRDVIRWKHAALLALAILAAGCSSNSKKELPPAELTDFKEEVVLQKQWSRSIGDGQGETYNMLVPAIDGDTIYAADVTGVVMAMDRGNGDVKWKQDLDLPVSGAVGVGYGLVLIGTLRGEVVALDTSNGEEKWRARVNSEVLAPPANNGDVVVVQTQDDRLIGLDASTGTQRWVYDSTPAVLTLRGTSAPLVTNRLAVAGLSTGKVVALDISNGVPVWEQRIAIPQGRSELERVVDIDGGLLLSGGTLYVASYQGRVAALDLESGRQLWQRDASSYAGIAQGFGSVYVSLSSGTVEGVDERSTTALWSNDSLARRQLSAPEVFSSYVAVGDLEGYLHLLSQVDGRFVGRERIDSDGLRARPLVVGDTIYVYGNSGKLEALTIK is encoded by the coding sequence ATGCGTGACGTGATCCGTTGGAAGCATGCAGCATTGCTGGCTCTGGCCATTTTGGCCGCGGGTTGCAGCAGCAACAGCAAAAAAGAATTGCCACCGGCTGAACTGACCGACTTCAAAGAAGAAGTGGTTCTGCAAAAGCAGTGGAGTCGTTCGATCGGTGACGGTCAGGGCGAAACCTACAACATGCTGGTACCGGCGATCGACGGTGACACCATCTACGCCGCCGATGTAACCGGCGTGGTGATGGCCATGGATCGCGGCAATGGCGACGTGAAGTGGAAACAGGATCTTGATTTGCCTGTCTCCGGCGCCGTTGGCGTGGGTTACGGTCTGGTGCTGATCGGTACGTTGCGTGGCGAAGTTGTCGCTCTGGACACCAGCAATGGTGAAGAGAAGTGGCGCGCTCGCGTCAACAGCGAAGTTCTCGCGCCACCGGCCAACAACGGTGACGTGGTAGTGGTGCAGACCCAGGACGATCGTCTGATCGGTCTGGATGCATCCACCGGTACGCAACGCTGGGTGTACGACAGCACGCCGGCCGTTCTGACCCTGCGTGGCACCAGTGCACCGCTGGTGACCAACCGTCTCGCGGTAGCGGGTCTGTCGACGGGTAAAGTGGTCGCTCTGGATATTTCCAACGGCGTGCCGGTCTGGGAACAACGGATCGCGATTCCACAAGGTCGTTCGGAACTGGAGCGCGTGGTCGACATCGACGGTGGCCTGCTGCTGTCCGGCGGTACGCTGTACGTTGCCAGCTATCAGGGTCGCGTTGCGGCACTGGATCTGGAAAGCGGCCGTCAACTCTGGCAGCGCGATGCGTCGAGCTACGCCGGTATCGCCCAAGGTTTCGGCAGTGTTTACGTGAGCCTGTCTTCGGGCACCGTTGAAGGCGTCGACGAACGTTCCACCACAGCATTGTGGAGCAACGACTCGCTGGCCCGTCGTCAACTGTCGGCTCCGGAAGTGTTCTCCAGCTATGTGGCAGTGGGTGACCTGGAAGGTTATCTGCACCTGTTGAGTCAGGTTGACGGTCGTTTCGTCGGCCGTGAGCGCATCGACAGCGACGGCCTGCGTGCCCGTCCGCTGGTGGTGGGTGACACGATTTATGTGTATGGCAACAGCGGCAAACTGGAAGCCCTGACCATCAAGTAA